AGATCTCCTCGCCGGCACCGGCCACGCCGATGACGATCGACTCTCCCCACCCCTTGTGGCAGCACTCCAGCGCCGAGCGCATGACGTTGACATTGCCGATGCATTCGAAGGAGTAGTCGACGCCGCCATCGGTCAGATCGACGATGACCTGCTGAATCGGGTCTGAATATTTCTTGGGATTGACGAAGTCGGTGGCGCCGAACTGTTTGGCCAGCTCGAACTTGTCCTCATTGACGTCGATGGCGATGATCCGGCCCGCCTTCGCCATGACCGCCCCCTGAATGACTGCCAGACCGATGGCGCCCAGACCAAACACGGCGACCGTCGCGCCCGGCTCGACCTTCGCGGTGTTGAGTACCGCGCCGATACCGGTAGTCACGCCGCACCCGAGCAGGCAAATCTTGTCCATCGGCGCTTCCGGCGATACCACCGCCAGCGACACTTCCGGCACGACCGTGTACTCGCTGAAGGTTGAGGTTCCCATGTAGTGATGCAGCTTCTTGCCGTCGAGCGAGAAGCGCGAGGTACCGTCGGGCATTACGCCCTTGCCTTGGGTGGCGCGCACGCTGCCGCACAGGTTGGTCTTGCCAGACTTGCAGAACTTGCACTCGCCGCACTCGGCGGTGTAGAGCGGAATGACGTGGTCGCCGGGTTTCAGGCTGGTCACGCCCTCGCCCACTTCCTGCACGACACCGGCGCCTTCATGGCCCAGTACCGACGGAAAGAGCCCTTCCGGGTCGGAGCCCGAGAGCGTATAGGCGTCGGTGTGGCACACGCTCGTGGCGGCCATTTTCACCAGCACTTCGCCCTTTTTCGGACCCTCGACGTCGATTTCGACGAGCTCGAGCGGCTTACCCGCTTCAAGCGCTACCGCAGCGCGTGACTTCATATCAAATCTCCTGGGATGAAAGAGCCGAACGTTTGCTCCATGTCAGCCAGTGTAGCCACCTGTGCGAACGGGATAAACAGGGATATACTCACAAGATTGTTGCTCATCAGCAATAATTGGCTTTGAAGGAGTTTCATGCAGCGCTGGGATCGTATCGAAGCCTTCGTCGAAGTGGTGCGGCTGGGCACCTTTTCTGCGGCGGCGCGCCATCTGAAAGTATCGACATCGCACACCAGCCGACTGGTCAGCCAGCTCGAGAATCAGCTCGGCGTGCAGCTTTTGTATCGCACCACGCGCCAGATTCGCCTGACCGACGCCGGCTCACTCTATGTAGAGCACTGTCGCCACCTGTTCGATGGGCTGCGCGACGCCGAGCAAATGATCAACAAGCTTCAGGCCAAACCCAGCGGCCTTTTGAAGCTCACTGCAGCCACCACCTTCGGCGAGCGCTACGTCGCCCCGCTGGTCAACGACTTTCAGTGCCAGCACCCGGCGCTCGAAGTGCACATGCACTTCACCAACCGGGCGGTGGAGCTGATCGACGAAGGCTTCGACATCGCCATTCGCATGGGCGTGCTCAAGGATTCCAGCCTCATCGCCAAGCGTTTGTGCGAGCGCCGCGAATACATCGTTGGTTCCAGCGACTATTTCCGCCAGGCACCGCGCCCGCATACGCTCTCGGAACTCAGCCAGCACCCGTGTCTGCTGGGCTCGCGCCCGTTTTGGCTATTCGAGGTCAACGGCCAGCGCCGCGAGGTTCGCCTGGAGGGGCGGTGGAGCGGCAACTCCGGCCCGGCCCTTCTGGATGCCGCGCTCAAGGGCCTGGGCCTTGCCCAGCTTCCCGACTACTATGTGGCGCCTTATCTGAAAAGCGGCGAGCTGGTCGCGGTGCTGGAGCCGTTTCAGCATCATGACACCGCGGTGTGGGCGGTCTATCCGCGTCACCGCCACCTTTCGCCTAAAATTCGCCAGCTGGTAGACTACCTGGCGACCCATATCGATACCGGACTACCGAAACGCTAATACAAGGCCGTTCTTGCGGCTTTGGAGGGCGTGCGCGGGCGAGTGCCTCGGGCATTATCAGGGTGCGAGCAAAGCAAAGTGACGATATAATGAACATTCAATGCTGAATGTTTATGATCCGCGTCACGCCCCGTAAGGATGCTCAATGTCACTGCCCCCACCCAACTGGTCCATCAACTTCAAAACGAGTCTCATGCGCGCAATACTTTATGTGCTGTTTATCGGTGCCATTGCCCAGGGCAGCTACCTCGAAGCACTTTACATGCCTGAACTTCGCTTCAGTGAGTACGGCTTTACCGAGCTTGCCCAGACGACCGTACTGGCCAGCGCCTGTTTGATGCTCATCTACGTGCGACAGGTCCTGAAGGTATGGCCCACGGTTACGCTGCTGCTGTTCGCGTTCATCGCCGCCTCGCTGGTGCGCGAGCAGGATTACTTTCTCGACGAGTACGTTGCCCGCCACACCTGGAAGATTCTGGTGGCACTGATCGCCGTGCCGTCGATCACCTGGGTCATCATTCAACGCCGTCGGTTTCTCGACGAGTTTCGCTACTTCAGCAACACCTTCTCCTTTGGCCTTTTTGCCAGCGGCGTGCTGACCACCTATATTTTCTCGCGCCTTTATGGTCGCAGCGTGTTTTGGGAAGCCGTACTGGGTGAAAGCTTCGAGCGTACCATCAAGGACGCCGCCGAAGAGGTGATCGAGCTGCTGGGCTATAGCCTGATCATGTTCGCCACGCTCGAGCTTCTGCTCATGGCGCGGCGTATTTATCTCGCGCGTAAGGCGGGCAAACCGCTGAACTGATCGGTCTCTCGGGCGCGGCCAGGTCGGCCGCACCCGAGTATCCAACGCAAAAAGCCCCGCCGTTCATGAAACGGCGGGGCTTTTTTGTTCACCACCTGTTGTGGCGGTCAGCTCACTCGTCGAGGAACGAGCGAAGCGGCTCCGAGCGACTAGGGTGACGCAGTTTACGCAGCGCCTTGGCTTCGATCTGACGAATACGCTCCCGGGTGACGTCGAACTGCTTGCCCACTTCCTCGAGGGTGTGGTCGGTGTTCATGTCGATCCCGAAGCGCATGCGCAGCACCTTCGCTTCGCGCGCGGTCAAACCGCCCAGCACGTTGCGCGTGGCTTCGATCAAGCCTTCGCCGGTGGCCAGATCGATCGGCAGCAGCATGGTGCCGTCTTCGATGAAATCGCCCAGGTGCGAGTCGTCGTCGTCACCAATCGGCGTCTCCATGGAGATCGGCTCCTTGGCGATCTTGAGCACCTTGCGCACCTTGTCTTCCGGCATTTCCAGACGCTCGCCAAGCTCTTCCGGCGTCGGTTCGCGGCCCATTTCCTGGAGCATCTGGCGCGATACGCGGTTGAGCTTGTTGATCGTCTCGATCATGTGCACCGGGATACGGATGGTGCGCGCCTGGTCGGCGATCGAGCGGGTGATCGCCTGGCGAATCCACCAGGTGGCGTAGGTCGAGAACTTGTAGCCGCGACGGTATTCGAACTTGTCTACCGCCTTCATCAGGCCGATGTTGCCTTCCTGAATCAGGTCCAAAAACTGCAGGCCGCGGTTGGTGTACTTCTTGGCGATCGAGATCACCAGACGCAGGTTCGCCTCGACCATCTCTTTCTTGGCCCGGCGCGCCTTCGCTTCACCAATGGAGAGCTTGCGATTGACCTCTTTCAGATCCGGCACGATCAGCTGGACCATATCTTCCTCGAACGCAATCTTGCGCTGGGAGCGGGCGATATCGGCGCGCAGCGGCTCGAGACGATCGGCGTACTTGGGCTGCTCCTCCTGGAAGCGGTCGAGCCAGCTCTGATCGGACTCGTTACCCGGAAACGACTTGATGAACAGTTTGCGCGGAAGCTTGGCCTTTTTCACGCACAGCTGCATGATCGCCTTTTCCTGGGCGCGCACCTGCTCGACGCTGATGCGAACCTGCCCGACCAGGCGCTCGAAGTGCTTGGGCACGAGCTTGATCGGCGAGAACAGCTCTGCCAAACGCGCCTGCTCTGCCTTGAGCTCGGCGCTGCCGCGGCCGTGCTTTTTGAAGGCGGCGTCGACGGCGGCGTTTTGCTCGCGAATCTGCTCGAAACGCGCACGGGCCTCTTCCGGGTCCGGGCCACCTTCGCTGGCCGAGTTATCGTCCTCGTCGTCCTCGTCGTCGCCGTCGAGGTCTTCGTCGTCGCCGGGCTCGGCATCAACGACCGGCTCGGCCACTTCGGCCTCGGCAACGCCTGGAATGCCCTCATCCGGGTCGATGAAGCCAGAGAAGAGGTCCGAAAGCCGCCCGGGCGCTTCTTCGTCCTGGGTGGCATCGTAGGCCTGCAAAATGGAGGTAACCGCGCCAGGCAAATAGGCAAGTGACGACATCACTTCCCGCGTGCCCTCTTCGATCCGCTTGGCGATTTCGATTTCGCCTTCACGGGTCAAAAGCTCGACCGTGCCCATTTCGCGCATGTACATGCGAACCGGGTCCGTTGTGCGACCCACGTCGCTTTCCACGGCGGCAAGGGCCGCCACGGCCTCTTCCGCAGCGGACTCGTCCGTGGAGTGATCCGACATCATCAAAGTGTCTTCATCCGGCGCTTCCTCAACGACACTGATACCCATGTCGTTGATCATGCCAATGATGTCTTCCACTTGATCCGGGTCGGCGATATCCTCGGGTAGATGGTCGTTGACCTCGGCATAGGTCAGGTAACCCTGCTCCTTGCCGCGCGCGATCAACTCCTTCAGACGTGACTGCTGCTGCGCATTTCCAGCCATAGAAACCCTATCTCGACGAAGAAGAATGAAACACCTGGGGCGCTGAATCGATAAAACTCAACAAGCCGAACATTATAGCGTAATTTGCTGCGTTTTTCCCAGCGAAACGTATTTGCGCGACGAATCAGGTGTGTTAGGTTATTCGGTTAGGCCGCTTACCGGCCTCTGATGCTCTCTATATGGCGCCGCAAGGGCGTAATTCAACCCCGCTCGCTACGCGCTATTCAAACGCTGACTCAAACCCTGACGACGCTTTTGACCTTCAACCGTTGGCCGCCCGGTCTTACTACTGCGTATGAGCTACTGCTTACGAGTCAGTTCGACCACGAGCGTTGCCAAACGTTGCCGCTGGCTCTTGTCCAGCTTTTGTCCCGAACGCTCGAGTGCCAACAGCGCCTCGTACTCCTCCTGCGGCGAGCGCCGGCGCTCGAGTCTCGCAAGATGCTCGACCAGCCCTAAAAGCTCGGTCTTCCTGGCCGCGGCGGGAATCAACAGCTCGCGTCGGGCGAGCTCATCGAGCGCCTGCCCCTCTTCGCTACCCTGAAAGTGCGCCAGCACCACCTGCGGGCTTTTGTAGCGCCCGGCGCGCAAAAGCGTGACCAGCTCGCGGCAAAGCACGCCATCCGGGGCGCCCTGCGGCAGCCAGTCGAGGTTTTCGGGCACGACGTCAACAAGGCGCGGCTCGAACAACAGCAGCTGGCTGATGCGCTCGACGGTCGAAAGCACCTTTCTCGAGGCTTTCGGCTTTTTTCGTGCCATCGGGGGCGCAGGCGCCGACTCCGGATAAAAACTATCCATGAGCGGCGGTGGCTCGTCGCTACCCGGCACGAGCTCAAGGGCGGGCTTTTCGAGCATCGACGAGAGCTGCTCCTTGCCCAGCCCACTGCGTTTGGCCAGCGCCTCCAGCAGCAGCGACTTGAGCATGCCGTCCGGCACCCGGTTGATCGCCTGGAGAACGTGGCTGGCGAAGCGCTCGTTGCCCTCGACGGTATTCAGATCGCGCCCCTGGGCGGCCTGCTCGAACAGAAATTCGGAGAGTGGCATCGCGCAGGTGACCCGGTCCTGAAACGCTCGTTCGCCTTCCCGGCGCACCAGCGAGTCCGGGTCCTCGCCTTCAGGCAAAAACAGAAAGCGCGCCTCGCGCCCGTCGATCATCTGTGGCAGCGCCGTCTCGAGGGCCCGGCTCGCCGCCTGGCGCCCGGCGCGGTCGCCGTCGAAGCAAAACACCACCCGACTGACCAGCCGAAACAGCCGGTGCAGATGATCCTCGGTGGTCGCGGTGCCGAGCGTGGCCACGGCGTTGTGGATGCCGTACTGCGCCAGCGCCACCACGTCCATGTAGCCCTCCACCATAATCAGCTGCTCGAGCTTGGCACTGGCCTTGCGCGCCTCATAAAGACCGTAGAGCTCGCGCCCCTTGTGAAACACCGGCGTTTCCGGCGAGTTCAGATATTTCGGCTGGCCGTCTCCCATGATGCGCCCGCCAAAGCCCAGCGTGCGTCCGCGCAGATCGCGGATGGGAAACATCACCCGGTCGCGAAAGCGATCATAAGTGCGCCCGGTATCCTCACGGTGAATCAACAGACCGTACTCGATCTGCACCGCTTCGCTGACGCCCTTGGCACTCAGGTGCTGCTTGAGCGCCTCCCAGCCATCCGGCGCGAAGCCGATGCCGTAGGCGGCGATGACCTCGTCGGAAAGATCGCGCTTTTTAAGATAGTCGCGAGCGCTCTGCCCCGCCTGCATCTTCAGACGCTCGCGGTAGAAGCTGCCGGCAAGCTCCAGAAGACTCACGCCCTCCTTGCGCTTTTGCTCACGCTCGCGCTCGCGGGGGTCATCGGCGCCTTCGCGGGGCACGTCGAGCCCCAAGCGGGCGGCCAACTGCTCGACCGCCTCGGGAAAGGAGAGCTTGTCGTACTCCATCAAAAAGCGCAGGGCGTTACCGTTGGCGCTGCAGCCGAAGCAGTGATAGAACTGCTTGTCGGCGCTCACCGTAAAGGAAGGGGTCTTTTCCTGATGAAAGGGGCAGAGCCCGGAGTAGTTACGCCCGGCCTTTTTGAGCTGAACACGCTCGCCCACCACCTCGACGACGTCGGTGCGGTCCAGAAGATCGTCAATGAAACGCTGGGGGATCTGTCCGGCCATGAGGGGCGTTCCTGCGCGGAGCAAGGGTCAATGGCCTAACCCAAGCGCGACTTGGGTTAGATCACTCATTGATGTCGTTCTGTTCAAAAACAAACGGCCACCTGACGGCGGCCGCTTGGCATCCCTCTTGAAACACACGCCCAAGCGCGTGTTTCTGGGTACGGATCAATAGAGCCGTTCGAAACGCTTACGCTCACGCTGAAGCTTTTTAGCGTGACGCTTCACAGCTGCCGCTGCCTTGCGCTTGCGCTCGGCTGTCGGCTTCTCGTAATGCTCACGACGACGTACTTCAGAGAGAACGCCGGCTTTTTCGCAAGAACGCTTGAAGCGACGCAGAGCGACGTCAAACGGCTCGTTATCACGTACTTTTACAGAAGGCATTAAGCACTCACCACCTTAAGGAGACTTGAGTTCGGATAGTGCGCACACCGCTTAATCCAGCATCTGTAGATACAGTGTACGACCCTTTTTTACAGCGCCGAGTAGTCTAGTCGTGATACGCCTATTTTGCAACCGGGCGCGCCCGAGTGCCAGCCACCGCGCTCGCCGCGGGCACCTCTTGTTCCGATTTCTTCAAACCTGGATCATAGCTTATCGCGCAGGTGCGAAAGCGAGGCGTCGATGCGCGAGGCGATCTGCTCGTCGTCCATATTCAAAAGCTGCCCGCCGCGCTTGGCGATGCGCCCGTCCACGGCGACCAGCGAAACACTTGCCGGGGTCGCGGCGAAAACGATAAACGCGTAGGGTTCACCAGGCAGCATGCCAAGACTCACCTGGTGGGTGTCGAGCATGATCAAATCCGCCTGTTTGCCCGGGCTCAACGTGCCGATCTCATCGCCAAGCCCGATCGACTCGGCGCCGAGGCGCGTCGCCAGCGCCACCAGCCGTTCGCAATCGACGCTGGTCTGGTGTTCGCTGGCGCCGATCTCGGTCAGTGCGGCGTGTTTCATCACCGAAAACAGATCGCCGCTGCCGGCCAGGGCGTTGCCATCGATCCCAAGTCCCAGCCGCTCAACACTCTCAAAATGCGACAGCCGCGTAAGCCCATAGCCGACCCGGTGCTCGGTCATGGGCGTCAGCGAAAGGCTAGCGCCAGCCTCATTGAGGGCGCTCAGATGCTCTTCGCGCGCGTTGGTGGCGTGTACGACCTGAAGCTCTGGAATCAAAAACTCGCCGTCGATCAGCGCCTGAAACAGGCCATCGTGATTGTCGCCGCTGACGTGTACGGAGACAGGCAGGTTCATCTCGCGCGCCGCCTCGAACTCCCGGCGCTTGACGGCCATGGCGTCCTGATTGCCCAGGTTGTCGGGTAGCCGCCAGGCCAGGCCCAGTGACAGGCGCCCGCGCTCGCTATAGCGCTCCCAGTTCTCAACAAGCTCGCTCAGGTGCTCAAGATCGATCTGACTACCGGCGGTCTTGCTCTGATTACCGAACATCAGCCGCGTGCGCAAGGGTGAGGCGCCAAGCGCTTCGAGCGCGGCCTGACAGTGTTCGGGGCTTCGATTGTTGTCGAAAAAATCGCAGCTGGTGGTCACGCCGGCGTTGACGTTCTCCATCGCCGCCAGATACTCGCCAATCCAGATATCGCCGGGGCGAAAGTGCTCGCTCAGCCGCTGTGTCAGCGGGAAGAACAGCGTCTGCTCGGTCTGGCCGAACATGCCGCGCATTTGGGTCTGCCACATATGATTGTGGGTATCGACCAGCCCCGGCATGACGATGCAGCCTTCGCCGCTGATCATTTCGCTGTCGCCGGTGTCCAGGCTCTCACCCACCGCCTCGATACGCCCGTCCACGACCCAGATATCGGCCTTCTCCAGCGGTGCCTTGCCCTCCTCCATGGTCAGGATGGTGGCGTTCTTGATGCACCAGCGCGTGGGCGAGTCGCTGGCGGTATCGTCGCTGTCCTCGCTTTCGTCGCTGGCGTAGGCACCGGGCACCAGGCTCGACCCCGCCAGTGCCGACAGGGCGCCGAGAAGCCGGCGTCGAGTAAGGGGGAGTGCGTGCCGCATGGCGATGTCCTTGAATCCATGAACGAGAGGTGTATGAACGAGTTTAATAAACCTAGTCGAGCGCTGCCCCGCGTCAATCAGAAATCAGACGAAAGCCAGGCACGCAGCCCATGGCGAACGCGCGTACCGGCTCGAAGGCCTGGCGTGATAAAATCACGCTCATCCTGAACGCTTTTAAAGAGACCCCCATGAGAGTGCTTGGCATCGAAACCTCCTGCGACGAAACCGGTGTCGCGCTTTACGACACCCGCGCCCCGGCAGGCAAAGGGCTTTTGGCGGATACGCTCTACAGCCAGGTCGCCATGCACGCCGAGTACGGCGGCGTGGTGCCGGAGCTCGCCTCGCGGGATCATACCCGCAAGCTCTTGCCACTGATCGAACAGGTGCTCAAGGAAGCCGGTTTGGATAAGCGCGATCTCGACGGTATCGCCTATACCGCAGGGCCCGGGCTGGTCGGCGCACTGATGGTCGGCGCCAGCACCGCCCACGGCATGGCGCGGGCGCTGGATATTCCGGTGCTCGGCGTGCACCACATGGAGGGCCACTTACTCGCGCCGATGCTCGAGGAGAACCCACCGGCGTTTCCGTTCGTCGCGCTTTTAGTGTCCGGCGGGCACACCCAACTGGTCGAGGTCAGCGGGCTTGGCTGCTATCGGCTGCTGGGTGAGTCCGTCGACGACGCGGCGGGCGAAGCCTTCGACAAGGCCGCCAAGATGCTGGGCCTGGCCTACCCCGGCGGCCCCCAGGTGGCCAGGCTCGCCGAGCGCGGCGACCCGAAGCGCTTTCGCTTTCCGCGGCCAATGACCGACCGTCCGGGGCTCGATTTCAGCTTCTCCGGGCTCAAGACCCACACCCTGACCGCGATCAAAAAGCTCGACGCCGACGGGGCGCTGGACGAGCAGGCCCGCGCCGACATCGCCCGCGCCTTCGAGGAAGCGGTGGTGGACACCATGGTGATCAAGTGCCGCCGGGCGCTGGATGACACCGGGCTCAAGCGGCTGGTGATGGCCGGCGGGGTGAGCGCCAATACGCGCCTTCGAGAGCGGCTGGCCGTGGAGACCGAAAAGCGCGGTGCCCAGACGTTCTACCCCCGCGCCCGTTTCTGCACCGACAACGGCGCCATGATCGCCTACGTGGGCGCGCGGCGCCTGGAAGCCGGCGAGCGCGATACCGTCGGCGTCATGCAGTCGACCCCGCGCTGGCCGCTGGACACCCTGACCCCGCCCGAGCGCTAGCGGCGAAGGCGGGGCTCCTGGCCGTCGCGCAGGCGGCGAATATTGAGCGCGTGGCGCGCCACCACCACCAAGGTGAACGCGCCGACCACGCCCAGATACGCAGGCAAAAGCCAGAGCGTGAACAGCGGCGCGGCCAACGCGCTTGCAAGCGAGGCCGCCGCCGCCGTGCGAAGTCGCCAGGCGATCAGCGCCCAGAGTGTGGCGCACAAAAGCGCCACCCAGGGCACCAGCACCAGCAGCGCCCCGAAGGCGCAGGCCACCGCCTTGCCGCCGCGAAAGCCGTACCACACCGGGTAGCTGTGGCCCAACAGTATCGAAAGCCCCACCGCGCCTTGGAGCCACACCGGCAGCGCCTGGCTTTTGGCCAGCATCAACACCGGCATCGCCTTGGCGGCGTCGAGGGCCAGCGTGGCCGCCGCCAGGCGCGGCCCGTGGCTTCGCAGCACGTTGGAAACCCCCGGGTTTTGCGAGCCGCACCAGCGCGGGTCGGCAACGCCGGCGAGCCGGCACACGACGATGGCGGCAAGCCAGCTGCCGCTCAGGTAGCCCGCCAGGGCCCAGAGAAGCGCATTCACCGGGCACACACGCGCGGGTTGGTATCGTTTGTCGGACGGCTCACGTACACTCTTTTTGACCTTGGTAGGGTTTGTAACAGGCACTTGTAACAGGAACAGGGCGCATGGACCGTATTTTAATTGAAGGCTTAACGATTGAAACCGTCATCGGCGTGTACGACTGGGAGCGCACCATCACCCAGTCGCTGCGCCTGGACTTGACGCTTGCCACCGACATTCGTCCGGCGGCCGCGACCGACGACTTGCACCTGACCCTGGATTACGGCGCCGTCTGCCAGCGCATTCAGCAGTTCGCTGACGAGCACCACTTCGCCCTGATCGAAACCTTCGCCGAGCGGCTGTGCGAATGCCTGCGCCACGAATTTCCCATCAGCTGGCTACGCCTGGCCGTGCGCAAACCCGCCGCCGTGCCCGCCGCCCAAAGCGTGGGGCTCGAGATCACCCGCGGCGAGATTCCCGAGGTCATCGAGCGCCCGGCGACGTGAGCCTGGTCTGCTTGAGCCTGGGCAGCAACGTCGACCCGGCCACGCACCTTGGCGCCTGCTTCGAGGCGCTTACGCGCACTTTCGATGCAGTGAGAATCTCGCGGGTCTTCGAGAGCGAGCCGGTCGGCTGCCAGGCCGCGGTCAACTTCTTCAACGCGGTGGTCGCTTTTGAAAGCAACTGGAGCCCGCAGGCGCTCAACGCGTGGACCAAAGCCCAGGAGGCGGCGCTGAACCCGCGCGCCCCCCGCAACCGCCACGCCCCCAGGGCGCTGGATATCGACCTTCTGAGCGTGGGCGATACCTGTGCCGACTTCGAGGGCTTCACTCTGCCCCGACAGGACATCACCCGTTACGCCTTCGTGCTCAAGCCGCTCGCCGAGCTGCTACCCAACGAGCGCCATCCACGCTGTAAAACGCCCTACGCCACGCTTTTCGCGCGCGCCGACTTCAGCGACCAGCCGCTGTGGCCGGTGACGTTCAGCTTTCGCGGCGTGGCGATTTCGCCCTAACCCTTTTCTGCGCTCAGAGCGTCATCGACTGCCGCGAAACGCCGCTCGCGCAGCGCCTCCCCTAGCGCCTTGCCCTGAAACCCCTCCGCCATCAGCGCTTGCGGGCTCACGTCCCGGGCGCGCCGAAACGCCTCATCAAGCGGTTTTTCGAGCGCCGGGGCCAGCCCCCCTATCAGGGAAAGCTGCGCCTCGACCTGATCAGGCTTGCGAAAGGCATCGAGGCGTTCGAGCCACTCGAACGCGAGCGCCCCGTCGACTTCGCCCTCGATCAACGCGCGCGTAAGCGCAACGTGGCGACAAAGCGCGGCAACGGCGTTGGGCAAGCGCAGCCGCTCGATCAGCGCCTCACGCTCGGGCTCGCAAAGCGCGCTTGCCAAAAGCGCCATGCGCCAGTGGGCAAGTTCACCTTCGCATGGCGCCTTCTCTAAAAGCCTGAGTGCCTCGTCGAGATGAGCCGCCAGGTGCGGCCACCAGCTTTCAAGCGCCCCGGCCTCGTCGAGCGCGGTAAAGAAGCGCGCCGGGTGGGGCTCGGCCAGCGCCTTCTCGGTTTCGACCCACACCCGCTCTGCGGCCAGATGCAAAAGCTCGCCGCTTTGCGCGACTTGTCGCATCAGCGTCCGGGTTTCTTCGGCGATTACGAACCCGAGACCGGCGTAGCGGGCCAGAAAGCGTGCGGTACGAAGTACGCGTAACGGGTCCTCGGCAAACGCCGGCGAAACGTGGCGCAACAGGCGCCGCTCGAGATCCTTCTGGCCGTCGAACGGGTCGACCAGCGTGGTGTCCGGACGCTGGGCGATGGCATTGATGGTCAAATCGCGGCGCAGCAGGTCCTCCTCCAGCGTCACGTCCGGGCTTGCGTGCACCGTAAAGCCGCCGTAGCCGTGGCCCGCCTTGCGCTCGGTGCGCGCCAGCGCGTACTCCTCGAAGGTTTCCGGATGTAGAAATACGGGAAAATCCCGCCCTACCGGCTTGAAGCCCTTCGCCCGCATCGTTTCCGGCGTGGCGCCGACCACCACCCAGTCGTTGTCGAACACCGGCCAGCCGAGCAGCGCATCGCGCACCGCACCGCCGACCCGGTACACCTCGAGTCCATCGAGCGCCTTGTCGCAAGCGTCCACGTCAGCGCCCCTTCTTTTGACTGGGTACGCTTGCGCGCTCGAGCGTCTCGAGGTTCATCGCGGTGAGCGCCCCACCCCACACGCAGCCGGTATCCAGCGCATGAACATCGATCTGCGCGCCGGGGGTTTTACCCTCCAGCGCCGCCCAGTGACC
The window above is part of the Halomonas sp. GD1P12 genome. Proteins encoded here:
- the tsaD gene encoding tRNA (adenosine(37)-N6)-threonylcarbamoyltransferase complex transferase subunit TsaD codes for the protein MRVLGIETSCDETGVALYDTRAPAGKGLLADTLYSQVAMHAEYGGVVPELASRDHTRKLLPLIEQVLKEAGLDKRDLDGIAYTAGPGLVGALMVGASTAHGMARALDIPVLGVHHMEGHLLAPMLEENPPAFPFVALLVSGGHTQLVEVSGLGCYRLLGESVDDAAGEAFDKAAKMLGLAYPGGPQVARLAERGDPKRFRFPRPMTDRPGLDFSFSGLKTHTLTAIKKLDADGALDEQARADIARAFEEAVVDTMVIKCRRALDDTGLKRLVMAGGVSANTRLRERLAVETEKRGAQTFYPRARFCTDNGAMIAYVGARRLEAGERDTVGVMQSTPRWPLDTLTPPER
- the plsY gene encoding glycerol-3-phosphate 1-O-acyltransferase PlsY, producing MNALLWALAGYLSGSWLAAIVVCRLAGVADPRWCGSQNPGVSNVLRSHGPRLAAATLALDAAKAMPVLMLAKSQALPVWLQGAVGLSILLGHSYPVWYGFRGGKAVACAFGALLVLVPWVALLCATLWALIAWRLRTAAAASLASALAAPLFTLWLLPAYLGVVGAFTLVVVARHALNIRRLRDGQEPRLRR
- the folB gene encoding dihydroneopterin aldolase — encoded protein: MDRILIEGLTIETVIGVYDWERTITQSLRLDLTLATDIRPAAATDDLHLTLDYGAVCQRIQQFADEHHFALIETFAERLCECLRHEFPISWLRLAVRKPAAVPAAQSVGLEITRGEIPEVIERPAT
- the folK gene encoding 2-amino-4-hydroxy-6-hydroxymethyldihydropteridine diphosphokinase encodes the protein MSLVCLSLGSNVDPATHLGACFEALTRTFDAVRISRVFESEPVGCQAAVNFFNAVVAFESNWSPQALNAWTKAQEAALNPRAPRNRHAPRALDIDLLSVGDTCADFEGFTLPRQDITRYAFVLKPLAELLPNERHPRCKTPYATLFARADFSDQPLWPVTFSFRGVAISP
- a CDS encoding polynucleotide adenylyltransferase; the protein is MDACDKALDGLEVYRVGGAVRDALLGWPVFDNDWVVVGATPETMRAKGFKPVGRDFPVFLHPETFEEYALARTERKAGHGYGGFTVHASPDVTLEEDLLRRDLTINAIAQRPDTTLVDPFDGQKDLERRLLRHVSPAFAEDPLRVLRTARFLARYAGLGFVIAEETRTLMRQVAQSGELLHLAAERVWVETEKALAEPHPARFFTALDEAGALESWWPHLAAHLDEALRLLEKAPCEGELAHWRMALLASALCEPEREALIERLRLPNAVAALCRHVALTRALIEGEVDGALAFEWLERLDAFRKPDQVEAQLSLIGGLAPALEKPLDEAFRRARDVSPQALMAEGFQGKALGEALRERRFAAVDDALSAEKG